From the Pseudomonas syringae KCTC 12500 genome, the window CGGCATTCGTTCCGGTACTCGCCCCGCCAATACTGCTGGTGCCATTCGCTCTTCTGGCTCGACGACTGTCACCGTCGAAACTGGCGAAGAACGTGGTAAACAGCGTGCTGACCGTCAACGGCGCATTAACCAGCGAATGCACCAGCGCGGTGACATCCGAATAGATCGTCATGAACGGTGTGAACTGCCGCTGAATGGTCGCGAATACACCCGACAGGGCGCTGCGCAGCGCCTGAATATTGATACGCACAGCGTCCACTGTGGCCATCACCGAGCGGTAGCGCCTGAGCGCCGAGTCCAGCAGGCCCTCGGACGCGCCCAGCAACTGCCGTCGCGTATTGAGGGTCGACACGGGAAACTTGAGCGGGTTGGCCGGATAGAATTTCAGGTCCAGCCGGACGAGTCCGCCTTCGCTCAGGTTGTGTGTGACGCCACATTCGCCAACCTGGACCTGCACGCGCCCCAGCCACGGATGCACCAGCTCGCCGGCACCCTCCTGCTCCAGTGCCTGCAGCAGTCTGTCTCGCTGTTCGAAACAGTCGGGACCGACAATGAACCCCGTCAGCGTATGCACTTTCGACTGTTTGCCCAGCGACTCGAAATAAGGCTCGTCGCGTTGTGGAAACTCATGCAACTGCCCCTTGCGGCCTGCCGGGACGACGGCTTTTTCAATGAAAAAACCGACGCCCCGGAAAGACGCTGGCAGCAGGCTGTCACGCCATGTACTCATGATCCGGCTCCTGCGCCGAGGGTTCGATAACCGACGTTTGGCGATATCGTCAAACCCGGCTGGTTGGTTTGCACTTGCCCGGCACGCATGCCCGGCGGCGCGTTTTCAAAGCGAATGTTGAGCTCGCCCTCAAGTCGCGGGCCGGCCCCGGTTGCGCCCTGCTGCAACAACAGGCTGCCGGGGGCCAGCGGGGTGGGTACGCCGAGCAATTGGCTGGTCGACGGCACGCCAGTGGCCTGATTGAGCAACTGCTGATTCATGCGAACGTTCTCGACGGCACCGGCCGCCAGAAACGCCCCGGTCCCGCCGCCTGGCCCTGCGTTGCGTATCCGCTGTTCTTCCGCGAACTGATTGGCCTTCTCGGTCGCCCGCTGCAGGACGGTCTTATTCGTGTCGCCACCAAACCAGCTCATGATCGGCTCGATGAATGGCTTGATGTCCGCCCACAGACCTGCGAACCAGGTTTTGATCGGCTGCCAGTTCTCGATGACCATGCCCAGCGGCGAAAAACTGAACAGCGTGGCCAGCACATCGGTAAACGGTTGCGCCTCGGCCTTGATGGTTTCCCATAGCCCGGCCAGGTACTCGGACAACGGCTGCCAGTTGGCCACGACCATGCCCAGCGGCGACCACGCAAACAGCGTTTGCAGAAAATCGAAAACCGGCGTGGCCAGCGCCCTGATCACGTCCCACAGCGCAGCAAAGAATTCGGTCAGTGGCTGCCAGTTGGCTGCGATCATGCCCAGCGGCGTCCAGGCGAAGACCGCTTTGAGTACATCCCACAGCGCCATCACCGGTCCGCGAATCGCCTCCCAGACCGCCTGAAAATAAGGCGCGACGGTCGACCAGTTGGCGATCAGAAAACCTGCCGCCAGCGCGAGGCCGCGCACGATCAGGCCGAGCGGGGACATGCCCATGACCGCAGCCAGCAGCCCGGCGGCACTCGTCGCAGCGAGAACGGCGACTTGCAGTACGCCGAAAGCAATCGCGGCGCCCACGACGCCCTTGATCACCTCTGGATGTTCGGCCGCCAGCGCGGCGACCTGAGAAATCATCGGCCCGATCACGGCCATTGCGTCGTTCATCGCCGGCAGGAACATACTGCCGATATTGATGCTC encodes:
- a CDS encoding DNA circularization protein, translated to MSTWRDSLLPASFRGVGFFIEKAVVPAGRKGQLHEFPQRDEPYFESLGKQSKVHTLTGFIVGPDCFEQRDRLLQALEQEGAGELVHPWLGRVQVQVGECGVTHNLSEGGLVRLDLKFYPANPLKFPVSTLNTRRQLLGASEGLLDSALRRYRSVMATVDAVRINIQALRSALSGVFATIQRQFTPFMTIYSDVTALVHSLVNAPLTVSTLFTTFFASFDGDSRRARRANGTSSIGGASTGTNAGSGSGSSTGGGSGSGSASGSNGTAASSAAARSGSNGGVYSVETVDYRSVISEATQQAEAVSGINLVSQSSGRDTGVTAQAAANLVQDALLVKVAKIVASMPVATTVMPLTVVPSLDQQVTQALQRVDVPVADDVIELRDTLSSAIWEASLKADPEHYLALNTLRQALIRHLNAVAASGVRLVDMKVSESLPSLVLAYRRFGDASRAQEMVQRNRLAHPGFVPPGTLKIAQE
- a CDS encoding phage tail tape measure protein, with the protein product MADTIKTLITGVDKLSPTLATIRNNVEGFETRLKGSGLGNVEVGEMIKGNALAEPLIAGVKAAIGFETSMAGVKRSVTFETPQQFQQMSSDILDLSERLPESANGIAAIVAAGAKANVPREELTGFASDAVKMGVAFDQTAAESGDMMASWRSSFQMTQPQVAALSEKINVLGGNNLEKKIATMVTAMGPLGPVAGMASGQLAAMGATLASVDVPADVAASGMKRFMQSLIEGGAAKAGAFEALQLDVNQLTQGMQSDPSGTIEKVLTAVSSVDPGKQSNVITQLFGAESLGAITPLLAHLDVLRSNLAKVGEGVQNSGSIEKEFADNSQTTATAIKEMTNRVDRLSINIGSMFLPAMNDAMAVIGPMISQVAALAAEHPEVIKGVVGAAIAFGVLQVAVLAATSAAGLLAAVMGMSPLGLIVRGLALAAGFLIANWSTVAPYFQAVWEAIRGPVMALWDVLKAVFAWTPLGMIAANWQPLTEFFAALWDVIRALATPVFDFLQTLFAWSPLGMVVANWQPLSEYLAGLWETIKAEAQPFTDVLATLFSFSPLGMVIENWQPIKTWFAGLWADIKPFIEPIMSWFGGDTNKTVLQRATEKANQFAEEQRIRNAGPGGGTGAFLAAGAVENVRMNQQLLNQATGVPSTSQLLGVPTPLAPGSLLLQQGATGAGPRLEGELNIRFENAPPGMRAGQVQTNQPGLTISPNVGYRTLGAGAGS